A DNA window from Methylobacterium sp. NMS14P contains the following coding sequences:
- a CDS encoding 3-oxoacid CoA-transferase subunit B — protein MAWTREQMAARAAKELEDGFYVNLGIGIPTLVSNYIPEGMSVQLQSENGMLGMGPFPYEGEEDPDLINAGKQTITALPTTSYFSSADSFGMIRGGHINLSILGAMQVAGNGDLANWMIPGKMVKGMGGAMDLVAGVKRVVVVMEHVARNKDGTESPKLLKACDLPLTGTQVVDLVITDLGVFEIDKKGDGGMKLIELADGVTEDEIRGKTEADFAVALKT, from the coding sequence ATGGCCTGGACCCGCGAGCAGATGGCGGCGCGCGCCGCCAAGGAGCTGGAAGACGGCTTCTACGTGAACCTCGGCATCGGCATCCCGACGCTGGTGTCGAACTACATCCCCGAGGGCATGTCGGTGCAGCTCCAGTCGGAGAACGGCATGCTGGGCATGGGCCCCTTCCCCTACGAGGGCGAGGAGGACCCGGACCTGATCAACGCCGGCAAGCAGACGATCACCGCGCTGCCGACGACGAGCTACTTCTCCTCGGCCGATTCCTTCGGGATGATCCGCGGCGGGCACATCAACCTGTCGATCCTCGGCGCCATGCAGGTGGCCGGCAACGGCGACCTCGCCAACTGGATGATCCCCGGCAAGATGGTGAAGGGGATGGGCGGCGCCATGGACCTCGTGGCGGGCGTTAAGCGCGTCGTCGTGGTGATGGAGCACGTCGCCAGGAACAAGGACGGCACCGAGAGCCCGAAGCTGCTCAAGGCCTGCGACCTACCACTCACCGGCACGCAGGTGGTCGACCTGGTGATCACCGATCTCGGCGTGTTCGAGATCGACAAGAAGGGCGACGGCGGCATGAAGCTCATCGAACTCGCCGACGGCGTCACCGAGGACGAGATCCGCGGCAAGACCGAAGCCGACTTCGCGGTCGCCCTGAAGACCTGA